The genomic region tttcatgatcactttcacccaagctgccttctactttcaaattctcgaactcctccctatttgttaaaatcaagtctagaacagcttcccccccctAGCTTTTTcaactttctgaaataaaaaggactggaagggacctcaagaggccatcaagtccagcccccggcACTTATGGCTGAATCCGCTGAGTGCCTGTGAGATGTGGCCAAAGTCTACACAGGCTGTCTGTGAATGGGGTGGGAGCCTGTCCTAACAAGGAGGCAATTTTTTGTATGTTGAGACTAGCAGCATGCCTGCTGAGGGAAAGTCTGTCTCCATTCCTTTGGCTGTGGAGCTGACAGAAAGTGCCTCTCAGCTTATGCTGGTTGTGAATTTGTCAGTTGTCCCAGAGTTGGTTCTGGACTCAACTGAATCCCAGGAAAGAAGTGTTTCTAAGCTTGTGTGTTGTAACCTGCATATTGCCAGTGAGGAAAGCTGCAAGGGGAAGACAATGCATCTAATCCTTTAAACATGGAGTTTAGCAACTTGCCTGAAAGGCAGTTATGGGACAATCCTCCTAATGTGCTAAAAGTGGTTCTGGACATAACTGGCGTGTTGAAAGAATTTGTAGCTGTTCAGGATCTAGATTTGGTTACTGGTTTTTCAGAGCAGAAGCATCTGATGGGTGAACCCTCAAGGATGCAAGGGGGAGCAGACAGAGGCTCATCCCTAGACCCTTTGAATATGTCCTATAGTACCCTAGTGGGCTTAGGCACATCtgttggcgtcatcgtggatagttctctgaagatgtctatacagtgtgcagaggcggtcaaaaaagcaaacaagatgttaagaatcattaaaaaggggatagagaataagactgagactatattattgcccttatataaatccattgtacgcccacaccttgaatattgcatacagatgtggtctcctcatctcaaaaaagatttactggcactagaaaaggttcagaaaagggcaactaaaatgattaggggtttggagagggtcccatatgaggaagattaaagaggctaggacttttcagcttggaaaagagaagactaacggcggatatgataaaggtatataaaatcatgagtgatgttgagaaagtggataagcaaaagttatttacttattcccataatacaagaactaggggtcaccaaatgaaattaataggcagtaggtttaaaacaaataaaaggaagttcttcttcacgcagcacacagtcaacttgtagaactccttacctgaggaggttgtgaaggctaggactataacagcgtttaaaagagaactggataaattcatggtgaagtccataaatggctattagccaggatgggtaaggaatggtgtcactagtctgtttgtcagaggatggagctggatggcaggagagagatcacttgatcattacctgttaggttcactccctctagggcacctggtattggctactgtcagtagacaggatactgggctagatggacctttggtctgacccggtacggctgttcttatgttcctatgtggAACCaagagttgaaagtggaaagtaaGCAGAATTCTGATTCTGACTGGTTGGTAGGAATTGATTATGTCCCTGTAATAAAACAGAGTCCAGTCACTAAGATGCTGTTGGTGGTCGATCCAAAAGCAGGCATGTAAGCAAGTGTCTGTGTAGATGTTCATACTGCAGCGGGGCTGCAATTTGTGGACACACCTAGCCAGCAAAGGGATTCCTGTAAGCAGGGAGGTTCAGATTTCAATCTTATAAGAGaatgatggggagggagggggaaggacccaatcctgctgaTGGGAAGAATGAGTCAActctaaaaagagaaataaaattttGAGGTATGCACAATGATGGGAATCTGAAAGCTACTGTCTGGAAAGATACAAACTACCTGGCTGACAAGGGAGAGGGAAGATCTGCCCATAGCTATTAGCATATGACCAAGATACTTACAAACACTGACTACTCcaactgtggtcactcaattaggatgaactgcaaagaatggggcagacaatcacCATAAAGCTGGTGAgtatttcaatacttagatttaccaagccagcataaaagagcttctttattacctcaatcattactcagaagtccaaacaacacagtttccttaaagtgatccagccttaggcctccatccaggtacccacattAAATATGATGacaatttctgtaaatcttatttcatcatataaaagaaaaggttctaccaatcccaaagaattggacacattaccacccaggttaatgaatgtttcagatcctacccaaatacatgctacagccaattcttattaactaaactaaaatttattaaaaaacaaaagagagagtatggttaaaagatcaatatatatACAGACAGAGTTCAATTcactgaggttcagattcatagcagagatggtgagctttgtagctccaaagagttctttcagaaatagttcatagatTATAGTTTAATGTCCAAACCTCATATTCAGGGCGTACcggcataactgggacctcagtcttgtgactcaaacttcccctgatgaagcctaagcagatctgagatgacagaatcaggacccaaggctCTTTtctacaatttcatgtcttttgacaagttggagttctTCAGGGAACAAAatgtaattaggatgactttgtaGGAGGTCCAGCACCGGTACTTAGCtatacaaattaacataaggccatttgcttgttcctccaacattcacagtacatttcaaagacagatgaataccgagatatcccatgtttacaattcatttaaatgataggatgttcttttgacctctgaattatccAAATACAGCATAGACAGCGACTGTTGATTACACTGTTGACCCCattcatacatatgtaaatacacaaaaacaaaaacattatctccccacgtgtcttttgagggttatttatttcacagaatgtttaaccctttctagcaaTGCGTTACATCTGCCCATAGCTATCAGCATAGAGGATACACCTGGCCAGCCAAGGGATTCGGTGAAACAAAAGGCATCGTATGACCAAGATACTTACAAACACTGACTACTTAATTTAAACAAATTTGGTGTTACTGTTAAGGTTAAGCTTTTTCATGTATTTGATTTTGATGTCAACTCGTGTATGAAGATACAATGTGTATGACCTTGATGAAAAGCCTTTAAACATATTGGGAATGGTACCTGAAAAAACACATAGTTTCCAAGGCCTGTATGGTCATGCTGTATCTATGCTAGAAAGCCTTATAATAGTGAAACGTTACAGCTGATACTTGTAAGCAATTTTAGAGCTTTTCACAGCAGGAAAGCCATTACAAACATAATTTGCTGATGAAGAGGGAAATTGAGGCCCACTACCACATTGCTGTCATGACTAAATGCCAAGGTAATTCCACCTTGAGACCATTCATGTCTATATTAGAGCAACATCAGATGagaaaaatgttcagaaaatgAAAGAAGCTTTATATAAAGAGCCTGATTCAGTCACACATgattttgataaaccatttctgttatacagtgATACATCTAATATTGGGTTAGAAGCTGTAGTAATTCAAACTAAGAATGGAAAATTCCTATGATGCATTCAGCAGTGTCTAGGGACACCACtttctgcatcaattttgcgtggTGGGGTATGATGCTGAATGGAATATGGGAGACACTTTATGATATTGTTgataccaatattataaaattgcaaggaATCTTACCaaatatgccatgtaagatatctgtGAAAAAATGTTACAATTTGCCAAATGTGATAATCttatttatatgtttgtatcacctttgaattgtgagttatagatatatATAGTATAGTTGTATTTCCAAACTTGAGCTGTGAAATCaccagacagattggcatcagcactgcctagcctgttcgaTGTCCCATCAAGTGTCATCAGCAGTACAATGAAATCATGGAAAGGAGCCAGAGGATACACCTTATGAATCAGCGAGGCATGTAGGGGCAGGCTGGTGGaaagaactccaaggcttttccatgagatatgctgtgaagcttgtgtttgggacacaggaagtacaagccacatggcaaaaggaatataaagggcagctgcatcgtctccattttgtcttcaatcctgcttcctacctctggaacttctctacaaactgaagcactGAACacaggactgaatgacccatccaagctgtggatgtcttccagagggactttcaagccagcaactcaccaatactgctaagaacccgATACATGGACTCTAAAGTCATTGTACATATCTGAGTGCTTTAACCATTTAACAactctttcttttataataaacctttagttttcgttactaaaggattggctggcaccatggtattttgggtaaggtCCAACCTAATATTGACCTGGcaatgtggctggccctttggggttcagaaaaacattttgtatagtgaaaaaagtttttaaataacttctcactgtactggacctaggtgctgattgggagtcagagaactggaatgcaataaagggggctgggatcagaagcacagtttgtgactggctgGTGGTCATTCAATGTGTAGATATTGTAATGTTGTTTTGTACATATGTATAAGGGGTCATTGTGCACCGTGCTGTGCAACATTGAATCTGCTATGTGGTTTGTGTAGTCTATTGCATCACCTTACTATATGATTTCTAAATGCAATGCCACTGTGCTATGTGTTATGTATCACAGTGCGTTCTTCCTTTAAATAAATGTTACTTTGTTTTCGAAGAATTACTGCTTGAACATCAATCCTTTGAGTGGAAGGCTATATCCATGTCCTCTCATGGATTAACAGAACTAGTCTTTTCTGGGGAGTCCTCTGAGGGTCAGAGACAAAGTCCCTGGTAAAACCTGGGCAATTCCTCTAAGGCGGGCCACCTCCTGCTATGCATTGAGACAGGCCAAATTGACAAATGGTTTTCAGTTATAGGCAAGCCATTATTGGGGTGCCTTGGATCCAAATTTTGGGGTAACAACAGAGAGGTATAAGATACATCCAGTTTCATATAActagaaattccagagcaggttaaaTGTGATGAGACAGAATCAGGACAAGAAATTCTCCCATTGCATCCTCCTCTGATCCGTTCAAATCTGCTTCACTACAGAGCCTTATTATTTACAAAAGTTCTAGCATCATTGtaatgggaaaaaaaacagcCAACCTTCCCATCTGCAAACAATCCCATCCCAGTAGGAAAAGTCCTACAAcaggttggtggcgattggatgtctaacagtgaatgccagtgaaaatgaggtaggatcatagaagattagggttggaagggacctcagaaggtcatctagtccaaccccctgcttaaagcaggaccaatccccagacagatttttaccccagttccctaaatggccccctcaaggattgaacttgcaaccctgagtgtagcaggccaatgctcaaaccactgagctatccctcccccactaaAAAGTCTGaaaagggaaagaacaagtcaaaaattacttagacaagttagatgtcttcaaatcaccagggcctgatgaaatgcatcctagaatactcaaggaactgactgaggagatatctgagccattagcaattatctttgaaaggtcatggaaaacaggagacattccagaagactggaaaagggcaaatctaatGCCCACctatgaaaagggaaaaaaggacaacccagggaattacagaccagtcagcttaacttctgtacccagaaagataatggagcaaaggggggaagcagtagatgtggtatatcttgactttagtaaggcttttgatactgtctcgcatgaccttctcgtaaacaaactagggaaatacaaccttcatggagctactataagatgagTGCATaaggttggaaaatcgttcccagagagtagttatcagtggttcacagtcattctggaagggcataacgagtggggtcctgcaaggatcggttcaatatcttcatcaatgatttagataatggcatacagagtacacttataaagtttgtggacaataccaagatgggaggggttgcaagtgctttggaggacaggattataattcaaaatgatctggagaaactggagaaatggtctgaagtaaataggatgaaattcaataaggacaaatggaaagtcctccacttaggaaggaacaatcagttgcacacatacaaaatgggaaatgactgccaaggaaggagcactgcggaaagggaccTGGGGGTCATAgttgatcacaagctaaatatgagtcaacagtgaaaaactgttgcaaaaaaagcaaacatctttcTTGGATGTagtagcaggagtattgtaagcaagacacgagaagttattcttccgctctactccacactgataaggcctcaactggagtattgtgcccagttctgggtgccacatttcaggaaagatgtggacaaattggagaaagtccagagaagagcaacaaaaatgattaaaggtctagaaaacatgacctgtgaaggaagattgaaaaaaataggtttgtttaatctggagaagagaagattaagaggggacatgataacggttttcaaatacataaaacgttacaaggaggagggagaaaaattgttcttcttaacctctgaggataggataagaagcaacgggataaactgcagcaagggcggtttgggttggatattaggaaaaacttcctaacggtcagtgtggttaagcactggaataaattgcctagggaggttgtagaatctccatcattgaggatttttaagagcaggttgggcaaacacctgtcagggatggtctaatctagataatacttagtcctgccttgactgcagaggtctggactagatgactcttgaggtcccttccagttctatgattctatgactctaacAGGCTTTGCCAACAGTTGGAaactgggatttaaactccaaatGATCTCACTGCGTTTGAGATCCATTCAAATTCCCCTTCCAAGTCTGTGACACATTCATCTCAGCCCTAAATTACTGTTTTGGGATCAAAGAAAACAAAGTGTGATCCCCAAGCAGAGGGTTGAGAACCCCAAATCATATGACACATTAAGTAGCAGAGATGTAGAAGATAAATTCTATATGGCTCTAACAAAGGAAATGTTGCTGGGCTAATTCGGAAGGTCGGACTCCCTCTAACTCACCACCTGTTCAGGTATCACAGAGGCTGAAAAAACACTTTCCCCCCTCATCCCTGCTCGTCTttgttatatttaaatatatttaaaatgagaaaaatggAACAAAACCCAACTGCTTTTCAGCACAAACCAGtgcaatgtgagaacaactgtGAATGAGACAATTTGTCCCTAGTGGGGAACCTGGTGACTAACAATCACTTTGCAGTGGGAGGAAAAGTATAAACATGATGTTCTTAATTTGGTTAGACTAGGAGAAGTGATGGAGGTTGTGTCAGATGGTGAGGAAATTTACTACATTACCCTGACCACTGTACATGGGCTATTTTCTTTACTGAAAAAATAGCTGTGGTTTTACATCAGGATCACTAACTTAATCTAGCTAACTCCATGGAAAACCTAGTGGAGTCAAGGCGCAGGTAGATTTAACCTCCACGTACCTGGTAGAGGTCACTCCTGGTTTCCCCACCTGGGGCTGATGGACATTCATGTTGGAGGGACACACACTTTCATGATACAGGACAAAGAAGTTGATGAAAAATACTGTCGGATTCACCAGGGCCAGATTTCAAATTAGGCACAGTAGTACGCCTAGGTGCACCAGCATTCTAGGGGCGCCTTACTTCTCTAAAACTGTGTGCAACATGAAGGTCAACTGTAGGCAGGGTGGGCACTGAAGATGCTGAGCCTAGGTGTAAATCCAGTCCTGGAATTCACTCCAAgaaagggtgagctgcaaaagggaaAAGCAGACAACTCAGCTAGGGCAACTGAGATACTACGATGTCACAAATGCTGCCTTAAAcctcactatgtgggaattagcaaaaggaaaacaaaaatctttcCTCAGCCATAGACAAGGATTTTAGAGTGtttatctcccttgcagattctctaaTGATAAAAAAGGGCTGAGTTCTGATAGAAGAATTTCCCACACTTTACGGAtactctgatgtgtaataaggtttgagctcctaGAAAAGGTTTTCCTGCACTCACAGCATCCATATGGTCACTCTTGAGTGTGGCTTCTCCGATGTCTACTAAGGTGTGAGTTCCGAgcaaaggttttcccgcactcacagcattcatagggtttctcccctgtgtggatcctcctgtgtgtaataaggtttgagctccaagcaaaggttttcccacactcacagcattcatagggtttctcccctgtgtggatcctctgatgttcAGTAAGGGTTGAGCACTGAgggaaggttttcccgcactcacagcattcatagggtttctcccctgtgtggattctctgatgtcttaTAAGGTCTGCAGAcagagtgaaggttttcccgcactcacagcattcatagggtttctcccctctgtggatcctctgatgtgtaACAAGGGTGGAGCGCCAAgcaaaggttttcccacactcacagcattcatagggtttctcccctgtgtggatcctctgatgttcAATAAGGGTTGAGGGCTTAGTGAAGGTTTTCTGGCACTCatagcattcatagggtttctcccctgtatggattctctgatgtttaataaggGTTGAGCTattagtgaaggttttcccacattcACAGCAGGGTTTCTCTtgtgtgtggatcctctgatgtctagtaAGGTTTGAGTTCCAAgcaaaggttttcccgcactcacagcatacatagggtttctcccctgagTGGCtcctctgatgtgtaataaggtttgagctttgagcaaaggttttcccacactgacAGCATTTAtaaggtttctcccctgtgtggattctctgatggttAATAAAGACAGAGCtccgagtgaaggttttcccacactcgcagcatttGTAGGGTTTCTCCCCTCTGTGGCTCCTCTGATGTTTAATAAAGTGTGaactttgagtgaaggttttcccacactcacagcattcataggagCTCTCTCCTGCATGGAGTCTCAGATGTCTAATAAGGCTCGAGCGCCTACTGagctttttcccacactcaacgCATGTGTTATTTCTCTCTCCCATCAGGATTTTCTGCTGGGCCGTGGTTTCCTTGAGGCTTTTGTGAGTTCCCCAATAATTAACTGATTTACCAACTTTCTGCCTTGGCTGGtttccctgcctcttctctggcaTGTACTGACTCTCAcaggcttttccctgctcacagcTCCTGGACACACTCCCCTTGCATCTTTGCAATAACACCCCATGTGATTCCACTTGTTCATCATCTTCCTGCTGAGGATTCTGCTCTATggtctcactcaccatcccattacctgctgggacagagaaagaaaaacttcagatacaggaatggaAAAGGGGAGAACAAACCAAGAGAACAgctggagaaggaaaaaaaattagggactgaatttccccaaactcttccccaaagGGGCGAGAGGAGGTGATCAATTCTGCATCCAAGTCTCATCCAAACACTTAGGGGGAAGGGAGCTACTGCCAGGAATTAGGATGGGTAGGAAGCCATGAACATTATCTGCCCTGAGGATATGACACCTACTTGGGGCAATCTTGAACtcagagagctcacaaggtctttatTGGTAATCCCAGCAGTTTCCTTCAGGAAAtgacagattctgagttggtttaatgatCCCTCACCTGTGCAGCtgcctctcaggatctctctttcctctgagccctggagatctggagcccacggctct from Mauremys mutica isolate MM-2020 ecotype Southern chromosome 3, ASM2049712v1, whole genome shotgun sequence harbors:
- the LOC123367171 gene encoding zinc finger protein 501-like; translated protein: MVSETIEQNPQQEDDEQVESHGVLLQRCKGSVSRSCEQGKACESQYMPEKRQGNQPRQKVGKSVNYWGTHKSLKETTAQQKILMGERNNTCVECGKKLSRRSSLIRHLRLHAGESSYECCECGKTFTQSSHFIKHQRSHRGEKPYKCCECGKTFTRSSVFINHQRIHTGEKPYKCCQCGKTFAQSSNLITHQRSHSGEKPYVCCECGKTFAWNSNLTRHQRIHTQEKPCCECGKTFTNSSTLIKHQRIHTGEKPYECYECQKTFTKPSTLIEHQRIHTGEKPYECCECGKTFAWRSTLVTHQRIHRGEKPYECCECGKTFTLSADLIRHQRIHTGEKPYECCECGKTFPQCSTLTEHQRIHTGEKPYECCECGKTFAWSSNLITHRRIHTGEKPYECCECGKTFARNSHLSRHRRSHTQE